A single Saccharolobus shibatae B12 DNA region contains:
- the infB gene encoding translation initiation factor IF-2, whose protein sequence is MKISNSEKRLRQPIVVVLGHVDHGKTTLLDKIRGTTVVKKEPGEMTQEVGASFVPSYIIEKLAEPLKKVIPIKLQIPGLLFIDTPGHEYFSNLRRRGGSVADIAILVVDITEGLQKQSIESIQILRERKVPFLIAANKIDKIPGWKSTNDIPFLASIEKQRNDVKVYLDNLVYNLVSQLANLGFSAERYDRIKDFTKTVAIVPVSAKTGEGVADLLALLAGLTQRYLETRLKFAEGPAKGVILEVKEDPGLGHTIDVIIYDGVLKKNDTIILGGINGIIITKVRGIFVPRPLQDMKLSKYDLTPIDEVYAAAGVKISAPNLEEALAGSPLYVIEDESKVEQYKQQIEEEIKEVRLYSDIDGIVLKADSLGTLEALISALQREGIPIRLADIGPISKRDVIEASIVAQRSKEYGIIAAFRVKLLQGIDTSGVKILYNEIIYQLIEDIKKHINEIREAEKRRTFDTLILPGKIKILPGYVFRRSDPVVVGIEVIGGVIRPKYPLIKEDGRRVGEVLQIQDNKKSLERATKGMEVAISIKGNVMIGRHVNEGDILYTDVPKEDLEILVSKYPSSITDDMREVIKEIIRIKRKEDPLYGLGLQI, encoded by the coding sequence TTATATAATTGAAAAATTAGCGGAACCTCTTAAAAAGGTAATACCTATAAAACTCCAGATACCAGGATTATTATTTATTGATACACCCGGTCATGAGTATTTTTCAAACTTGAGAAGAAGAGGTGGAAGCGTAGCGGATATTGCAATCCTAGTTGTTGATATAACTGAAGGCCTACAGAAGCAATCAATAGAGTCAATACAAATACTAAGAGAAAGAAAAGTTCCATTTCTCATAGCTGCTAATAAAATAGATAAAATACCAGGATGGAAATCAACTAATGATATACCGTTTTTAGCGTCAATCGAGAAACAACGGAACGATGTTAAAGTTTATTTAGACAACTTAGTCTATAATTTAGTTTCTCAACTGGCCAACTTAGGCTTTAGCGCTGAACGTTATGATAGAATAAAGGATTTCACTAAAACAGTAGCAATAGTTCCCGTTTCTGCGAAGACTGGTGAAGGCGTTGCAGACCTTTTAGCATTACTTGCTGGACTAACCCAAAGGTACTTAGAGACTAGATTAAAGTTTGCAGAGGGCCCGGCAAAGGGAGTTATATTAGAAGTAAAAGAAGATCCTGGGTTAGGACATACCATAGATGTTATAATTTACGATGGAGTTCTTAAGAAAAATGATACTATAATATTAGGAGGTATTAACGGCATTATTATAACTAAAGTTAGGGGAATATTTGTACCTAGACCATTACAAGATATGAAATTAAGCAAATATGATTTAACGCCGATAGATGAAGTATATGCAGCAGCTGGAGTGAAGATATCTGCGCCTAATTTAGAGGAAGCCTTAGCTGGATCACCACTTTATGTGATAGAAGACGAGTCTAAAGTTGAGCAATATAAACAGCAGATAGAAGAGGAAATTAAGGAAGTTAGACTCTACAGTGATATTGATGGAATAGTACTCAAGGCGGATAGTTTAGGAACATTAGAGGCCTTAATTAGCGCTTTGCAGCGCGAAGGGATACCAATAAGGCTAGCAGATATAGGACCAATTTCGAAGAGAGACGTTATAGAAGCGAGTATAGTAGCTCAAAGATCAAAGGAATATGGAATTATCGCTGCTTTTAGAGTAAAATTATTACAAGGAATTGATACTAGTGGAGTAAAAATATTATATAATGAAATAATTTATCAATTAATTGAAGATATCAAGAAGCATATAAATGAAATAAGAGAAGCAGAGAAAAGGCGTACATTTGACACTTTGATATTACCAGGTAAAATAAAGATCTTACCGGGTTATGTATTTAGACGTAGTGATCCAGTAGTAGTAGGTATTGAAGTGATAGGAGGTGTCATAAGACCCAAGTATCCTTTAATTAAGGAAGATGGAAGGAGAGTTGGTGAGGTACTACAAATTCAAGATAATAAGAAGAGTCTCGAAAGGGCTACTAAAGGAATGGAAGTTGCAATATCAATTAAAGGCAATGTAATGATAGGAAGACATGTAAATGAGGGAGACATTTTATACACAGACGTACCTAAAGAAGATCTTGAGATATTGGTCAGTAAGTATCCAAGTTCTATTACAGATGATATGAGGGAAGTAATAAAAGAAATAATAAGAATAAAGAGAAAAGAAGATCCTTTATATGGTTTGGGATTACAGATCTGA